DNA sequence from the bacterium genome:
CAGATAGCCGTGCACCGGCAGGGTTTTGGTGATGCACGCCTTTTCGGGGAGACCGCCGACCTGCACCGCCTTGTCGATGGCATCTTCGGCCATCTTGCGGTAGATGGTCCACTTGCCGCCGGTCACGGTGATCAGGCCGGAGGGGGAGATGAGGATCTGGTGCTTGCGGGTGACATCCTTGGTGGGGCCGCTCTTCTCCTCGGGGACGGCCAGGGGGCGCAGTCCGGCGAAGACGCTGAGGATGTCCGAAGGGCGCGGATCCTTGCTGAGATAGGCCTCGCAGGTTTTGAGGATGAACTCGATCTCCTCGGCCGAGGCCCGCGGCTCCAGCAGCGGCTCCTCGACCTCGGTGTCGGTGGTGCCGACGATCACCTTGTCGTGCCAGGGGACGGCGAAGAGCACGCGGCCGTCCGAGGTGTGGGGGATCATGATCGCCGCCTCACCCTGGAGAAAAGAGTGGTCCAGGACGATATGGACGCCGCGGCTGAGCAGGACGGCGCGGTGAGCCTCCTTTTCAGCCATGGCCTGGATCTCGCCGACGAAGATCCCCGCCGCATTGATGATCGCCCGGCCCGAGGCGTGAAAGGATTTCCCGCTCTCCACGTCGAGCAGGTTGACCCCGTCCAGCAGCCCGTCCGGATCCCGGGTCAGCCCGGTGGCCCGGAGGTAGTTGAGGCAGGTCGCGCCGTTGTCAACGGCGGTCTGGGCGAGATTGACCGCCAGACGGGCATCGTCGAACTGGCCGTCGTAATAGATCACGCCGCCGAGCAGCCCCTTTTGGTCGAGATTGGGGATGGCGGCCAGGGTCTCCTCCCGGGAGATCTTTTGCGAGGGGCCAAGCCCCATCTTGCCGGCCATGATGTCGTAGAATTTCATGCCGACATTGTAAAAGGGGCCTTCCCACCACTCATAGAGCGGGATGATGAACGGCTGGTTGCGGACCAGGTGGGGGGCGTTCTGCATCATCAGTCCGCGCTCGTGCAAGGCCTCGAAGACCAGCGAGAGGTCGCCCTGGGCGAGGTAGCGCACCCCCCCGTGGACGAGCTTGGTGCTGCGGCTGGTGGTGCCCTTGGCGAAATCGGCCTGCTCGACCAGCAAGGTCGTGAAGCCGCGGCTGGCGGCATCGACCGCGCAGCCGAGACCGGTCGCCCCGCCGCCGATGATGATCACATCCCAGATTTTACCGGGCTCGGATGTCAGATTCTGCAGAAATCGGTCTCTGTTCATGCACTTTTCCTGACTTTGGACGCCTTCTCGTTCTCTCCGTCTGGCCGCCGCCTCATAGCCGACCGGTCATTCGGGCGGGAACCAGAGCGGGCCGTAAACACCAGGGGCCTGGCATGTCGACCACGCCAGGCCCCTGGGTAGATACAATCAGCAGAAAGCTGCAGGCCGGCCGCTCACACCGAATGCTCCGGGGCCTTCGGAACGCCCTCGCGCGGCGTCCAGTTCTCCACCGGCGGCGCCACCGCGGTGCCATGCTGCTCCTTGCATGCGCCGAGCTTTTGCCGGAACATGTACTGCTTCATCAGCTGGATGGCAAAAGCCGGATCGACTCCCTTGGGGCAAACTTGCGAGCAGGCACCGGCGAAATGGCAGCGGAAGGCGCCATGGCCGGAAAAGACCTCCTGCGAGCGTGCGGCCGCCCCCTCGTCGCGGCTGTCGGCGATATAGCGCCAAGCCTGCGCCAGCGCCTGCGGGCCGAGATAGGACTCGTCGGTCGCCACGGTCGGACAGGCGGCCAGGCAGGCGCCGCACTTGATGCAATAGGCGAACTGGATATAATTGATCAATTCCTCCTGGCTCTGGAAATACTCGCCGGTCGGATGTTCGAGTTCCTCGACCTGCTTGCGGATCAGGTAGGGCTTGATCGCCGCGTGTTTGGCGAAGAAGGGCTCGAGATCCGGCACGAGATCGCGGATGATCGCATAGTTGGGCAGCGGCTTGACCACGACCTTGGCGCCGCCGAGGTGGGCGACCTGATTGGCGCAGGCCAACCGCGGCAGGCCGTTGATGAACATCGCACACGAGCCGCACACCCCCATGCGGCAGGACGAACGCCAGCTCAGAGTCGGGTCGAGATTCTCCTTGATCCAGAGCAGACCGTCGAGGACGGTCAGTCCCTTGGGCGCCGGCACTTCGTAGCTCTGCATCCGCGGCTTGGCGTCCGCGCCGGGGGTGTAACGCAGCACTTCAAAGGTCACTTTGCTGGGGGCTTCGCTCATGACGCCACCTCCTTCATTTGATAGACCGCGATGGCGACATAGGTGCCATAGACGAAGAGAAAGAGCCCGCCGATGAGAAAAAGCCAGGTGATCAGCTTCTGCGTCCCCTTGCGCAGGTTGAGCTCGAACAGAATGGTGCGGAAGCCGTAGAGGCCGTGATAAAGCGCCGCGCCGAGCAGCAGAATATAGGTCACCATGAAGAAGCCCTGCTGACTGCGGGCGATGACCGACTCCCAGCCGGTGGGATCCATATACAAGCCGAGGATTTCATCGAGGTGCATGATCGCCATGTGCAGGCCGAGCAGCACCAGGATCACCGCGCCGGCGATGATGTGCCAGAACCATAATGTGGATTCACGCATTCGCAATTCTCCTTATCCGGAAACACTGCTAACGGGGGAGAGCTTCCCGCCGCCACGATTCCGCGCTTACTCGAACAGATCCACGCCGCCGGCGATGATCAGCACCGCCGCCAGCACCATGACCACGATCAGCACCGGGCGCTGCCTCATCACGGCGCTGCGGTAGGGATAGAGCGGCCGCGTCGGCTTGCCCATGAGGAAACCCAGCTCGGTCAGACCGAGACGAATGCCGTTGAGGGCGTGATAGGCGAAAGCCGCATAGACGAGGTACTCGCCGAATTTAAAGAGGTTGTTTTCGAAAAAGCCCATCTCGGCAGCCCACTTTTGGGCGCCGCCGAGGCGCGAGCCGGTGACGAAAATATGGAGGACAAAATAGAATAGTATTCCCATGCCGGTGAGGCGGTGCAGGGCATAGGCGTAGCGCTCCAAGCCATAGCGCCCGCCGCCGAGCCAGCCCCAGAGGCCGAGTTTGTTGGGGTAGTGATTTGCGCGTTCTGCCATAGGTCAATCCTCATCAAGATCGGGTTAGTACTTGCGCTCCACCGGTTTCCACTTGGTGATGGTCACGGATTTGTAGTCGAGTCTGGGGCCGGAGGGGGTATGGAAGGCCAGGGTGTGCTTGAGCCAATTCTCGTCGTCGCGCACCGGAAAATCGCGCCGGGCGTGGCCGCCGCGGGACTCGGTGCGGGTCAGGGCGCCGGTCACCATCACCTCCGCCAGATCGATGAGGTTCTGCAGCTCGAGGGCGTGGGCGAGGTTGGTGTTGTAGGCCTTACTCTTGTCGGGGATGGCGATGTCGGCAAAACGTTTTTTCAGCGACTGGATGATTTCGAGGGCTTTGCCCAGTTCCTCGCCGGTGCGGTAGACGCCGACGTACTTGTCCATGGTGGCGCGCAGTTCCTTACGCAGATCGTAAAGATTCTCCTTGCCGTTCTTGCCGAGGAGCGAGCCGAAGATCCGCTTCTCCTCCTCCTCGAAGAGATCCTTTGCCAGATCCGGCGGAGCGCTCTGGGAGGCGCAATATTTGGCGGCCTCGGCCCCGGTGATCTTGCCCCAGACCAGGCATTCGCCGGTGGAGTTGGAGCCGAGGCGGTTGGCGCCGTGGAGGCTGACGCAGGCGGCCTCGCCGGCCGCCCAGATGCCGCGCACGCGGGTGGCGCCGTTGATGTCGGTCTCGACGCCGCCCATCGAGTAGTGGGCGACCGGCCGGCAGGGGATAGGTTCATCGATCGGTTCGAGGTCATTGAACTCCATGCAAACCTCGCGGATCAGCGGCAGCCGCTCGTTGATCTTGTCGGCCCCGAGATGGGTGAGGTCGAGATAGATATAGTCGAGCCCGCCGGGTCCCTTGACGCCGCGCCCCTCCTCGATTTCGGTCATCTCCGAGCGCGAGATCAGGTCGCGCGGGGCCAGCTCCATTTTCTGCGGGGCGTATTTCTCCATAAAGCGCTCACCCTTGGCGTTGATCAGAGTGCCGCCCTCGCCGCGACAGGCCTCGGTGATGAGGATGCCGGAGGGGACCAGCCCGGTCGGATGGAACTGGAGGAACTCCATATCCTCGAGGGGCAGGCCGGCGCGGTAGGCCAGCGCCAGTCCGTCGCCGGTGACCGTCTGCGAGTAGGTGGTGAAGCCGAAGAGGGTGCCGGCGCCGCCGGTGCAGATGATCAGGGCCTTGCCGCGGATCAGGGTGAACTCGCCGGTGGTCATGTTCATCGCCGCCAGGCCGCGGAACTGCCCGCCCTCGACGAGGATGGCGGTGACGAAGAACTCGTTGTAGTGGGTGGTGTTGTTATACTTGAGCAGGGTGTCGTAGAGGGTTTGCAGCTCGAAAAAGCCGGTCTTGTCGGCGGCGAGCACGGCGCGGGGGTAGCTGTGGCCGCCGAAGGGACGCTGGGCGATTCGGCC
Encoded proteins:
- a CDS encoding glycerol-3-phosphate dehydrogenase/oxidase gives rise to the protein MNRDRFLQNLTSEPGKIWDVIIIGGGATGLGCAVDAASRGFTTLLVEQADFAKGTTSRSTKLVHGGVRYLAQGDLSLVFEALHERGLMMQNAPHLVRNQPFIIPLYEWWEGPFYNVGMKFYDIMAGKMGLGPSQKISREETLAAIPNLDQKGLLGGVIYYDGQFDDARLAVNLAQTAVDNGATCLNYLRATGLTRDPDGLLDGVNLLDVESGKSFHASGRAIINAAGIFVGEIQAMAEKEAHRAVLLSRGVHIVLDHSFLQGEAAIMIPHTSDGRVLFAVPWHDKVIVGTTDTEVEEPLLEPRASAEEIEFILKTCEAYLSKDPRPSDILSVFAGLRPLAVPEEKSGPTKDVTRKHQILISPSGLITVTGGKWTIYRKMAEDAIDKAVQVGGLPEKACITKTLPVHGYLRNMEFDAPLSYYGSDRGVLEETVLAEEPAGRERLHPAFPYLKGEVTWAVRHEMARTVEDFLARRVRALFLDARSSIEAAPAVAEIMARELGRDAAWTRGQVEAYSALARGYLVE
- a CDS encoding succinate dehydrogenase iron-sulfur subunit, with protein sequence MSEAPSKVTFEVLRYTPGADAKPRMQSYEVPAPKGLTVLDGLLWIKENLDPTLSWRSSCRMGVCGSCAMFINGLPRLACANQVAHLGGAKVVVKPLPNYAIIRDLVPDLEPFFAKHAAIKPYLIRKQVEELEHPTGEYFQSQEELINYIQFAYCIKCGACLAACPTVATDESYLGPQALAQAWRYIADSRDEGAAARSQEVFSGHGAFRCHFAGACSQVCPKGVDPAFAIQLMKQYMFRQKLGACKEQHGTAVAPPVENWTPREGVPKAPEHSV
- a CDS encoding succinate dehydrogenase, cytochrome b556 subunit, encoding MAERANHYPNKLGLWGWLGGGRYGLERYAYALHRLTGMGILFYFVLHIFVTGSRLGGAQKWAAEMGFFENNLFKFGEYLVYAAFAYHALNGIRLGLTELGFLMGKPTRPLYPYRSAVMRQRPVLIVVMVLAAVLIIAGGVDLFE
- a CDS encoding succinate dehydrogenase/fumarate reductase flavoprotein subunit, which encodes MSKVLTHDLVIFGAGLAGLRAAIEASRQAQGKIDIAVVTKNQMMRAHSVAAEGGTAAVMRTEDGDSLELHAWDTVKGSDFLADQDVVDLFVNTMPGEILQLDHWGIPWTRRDDGRIAQRPFGGHSYPRAVLAADKTGFFELQTLYDTLLKYNNTTHYNEFFVTAILVEGGQFRGLAAMNMTTGEFTLIRGKALIICTGGAGTLFGFTTYSQTVTGDGLALAYRAGLPLEDMEFLQFHPTGLVPSGILITEACRGEGGTLINAKGERFMEKYAPQKMELAPRDLISRSEMTEIEEGRGVKGPGGLDYIYLDLTHLGADKINERLPLIREVCMEFNDLEPIDEPIPCRPVAHYSMGGVETDINGATRVRGIWAAGEAACVSLHGANRLGSNSTGECLVWGKITGAEAAKYCASQSAPPDLAKDLFEEEEKRIFGSLLGKNGKENLYDLRKELRATMDKYVGVYRTGEELGKALEIIQSLKKRFADIAIPDKSKAYNTNLAHALELQNLIDLAEVMVTGALTRTESRGGHARRDFPVRDDENWLKHTLAFHTPSGPRLDYKSVTITKWKPVERKY